Proteins from a genomic interval of Sphingobacterium sp. SYP-B4668:
- the floA gene encoding flotillin-like protein FloA (flotillin-like protein involved in membrane lipid rafts), giving the protein MNPEISLVLFIIGGLIAFFFLLYLLPVNLWFTAQLSNVKISLLNLVLMRLRKVPPSLVTNAMIISTKAGLNITSNEIETHYLAGGNVNKVIKALISADKANIPLDFKLATAIDLAGRDVFDAVQLSVNPQVINTPPVAAVAKDGIQLIAKARVTVRANINQLVGGAGEETILARVGEGIVTTIGSSVNHKEVLENPDRISKTVLSKGLDSGTAFEILSIDIADIDIGENIGAKLQIDQAEADLKVANARAEERRAMAVANEQEMRAKAQEARAKVIDAEAQVPLAMAEAFRSGNLGVMDYYKIQNIQADSEMRSSIAKPNAGDKGTNK; this is encoded by the coding sequence ATGAATCCTGAAATTTCGCTTGTATTATTTATTATCGGAGGCCTCATTGCCTTCTTCTTTCTTTTGTATCTATTGCCCGTTAATCTTTGGTTTACGGCACAGCTCTCTAATGTTAAGATTAGTCTATTGAATCTAGTTTTGATGCGATTGAGAAAGGTTCCACCCTCATTGGTGACAAATGCCATGATTATTTCTACTAAAGCGGGCCTGAATATTACCTCCAACGAAATAGAAACCCATTATCTTGCAGGCGGAAATGTGAACAAGGTCATAAAAGCCCTCATCTCTGCTGATAAAGCTAATATTCCTCTGGATTTTAAATTGGCAACTGCTATTGATTTAGCAGGAAGGGACGTGTTCGACGCCGTCCAATTGTCGGTGAATCCACAGGTTATTAACACCCCTCCAGTGGCGGCAGTCGCAAAAGACGGTATACAATTGATTGCCAAAGCGCGTGTTACCGTACGTGCTAACATCAATCAATTGGTTGGTGGCGCCGGAGAGGAAACTATTTTGGCTAGGGTGGGTGAAGGGATTGTCACCACGATAGGATCTTCTGTCAATCACAAAGAGGTGCTCGAAAATCCCGATCGGATTTCCAAGACGGTATTATCAAAAGGTTTGGACTCTGGTACGGCATTCGAAATCTTGTCTATTGATATTGCAGATATCGATATCGGTGAGAATATTGGTGCAAAATTACAAATTGATCAAGCCGAGGCCGATCTTAAAGTGGCCAATGCACGTGCGGAAGAGCGCCGAGCTATGGCAGTAGCTAATGAGCAAGAGATGCGTGCAAAAGCGCAAGAAGCTAGGGCTAAAGTAATAGATGCCGAAGCACAAGTACCACTTGCTATGGCAGAAGCATTCCGAAGTGGTAACCTTGGTGTTATGGATTATTATAAGATACAAAATATACAGGCCGATTCCGAAATGCGTTCCTCAATTGCCAAGCCAAACGCTGGAGATAAGGGGACGAACAAATAG
- a CDS encoding DUF3472 domain-containing protein, which produces MKKMFLFFLLFPILTQAQQIVEQGATTFFLPIGGNTWQYPAATNTQNLLKGDEIKGWNDPQISFKSFVRFGRTGQVNLKIVISAINDGGKYTVKIGEQKKAIVLSNEKVVDLGEWSVKDTGYYAIELVAEGVKRHFADIKGYQVEGNPLLIASANFVPNNEGNFFYWGRRGPSVHMGYIQPQDKEIEYYYNEVTVGKGNDVEGSYYMANGFSGGYFGMQVNSKTERRILFSVWSPFTTDDPNAIPDDHKIILKAKGEGVHTGEFGNEGSGGQSFLRYNWITGNTYKFLLKGRPVADDYTEYTAWFYAPEKGKWQLIAQFERPKTHSYLKGFHSFLENFDPTKGIYQRQVTFGNQWVRDAQGNWIECTKGKFTADQTARKGYRLDYAGGVKGDSFFLRNCGFFADKTVVDSRFERKSIGKIPEIDFNNLPLK; this is translated from the coding sequence ATGAAAAAAATGTTTTTGTTTTTCCTCCTCTTTCCTATTCTTACACAAGCACAGCAAATCGTAGAACAAGGAGCCACCACCTTCTTCTTGCCAATTGGCGGAAATACTTGGCAGTACCCAGCAGCCACGAATACCCAGAATCTATTAAAAGGAGATGAAATCAAAGGATGGAATGATCCACAAATTAGTTTTAAATCATTTGTCAGATTTGGACGAACTGGACAAGTTAATCTGAAAATAGTAATATCGGCGATAAACGATGGCGGAAAATATACCGTTAAGATTGGCGAACAAAAGAAGGCAATTGTACTGTCCAATGAAAAAGTAGTTGACTTAGGAGAGTGGAGTGTAAAAGATACCGGGTACTATGCGATTGAATTGGTCGCAGAAGGAGTAAAGCGTCATTTTGCAGATATTAAAGGTTACCAAGTAGAAGGTAATCCTCTTTTGATAGCTTCTGCCAATTTTGTGCCGAACAATGAAGGTAATTTTTTTTACTGGGGCAGGAGAGGGCCATCGGTACATATGGGATACATACAGCCTCAGGATAAAGAAATTGAATATTACTATAATGAAGTGACAGTTGGTAAAGGTAATGACGTAGAAGGCTCATACTACATGGCGAATGGTTTCTCCGGCGGATATTTTGGTATGCAGGTGAATAGCAAAACAGAACGAAGAATACTTTTTTCAGTATGGAGTCCCTTTACCACAGATGACCCAAATGCAATCCCCGATGATCATAAGATTATTCTAAAGGCTAAAGGGGAGGGAGTACATACGGGTGAGTTTGGGAATGAAGGGTCGGGTGGTCAAAGTTTTTTGCGATATAACTGGATTACCGGCAATACCTATAAATTTTTGCTGAAAGGAAGACCCGTTGCAGATGACTACACCGAGTATACGGCATGGTTTTACGCCCCAGAGAAAGGAAAATGGCAACTCATTGCACAGTTTGAGAGGCCCAAAACGCATTCGTATTTAAAAGGATTCCATTCCTTTTTAGAAAATTTTGATCCTACCAAAGGAATTTACCAACGTCAGGTGACGTTCGGGAATCAATGGGTGCGAGATGCACAAGGCAATTGGATTGAATGTACAAAAGGTAAATTTACGGCCGATCAGACAGCCCGAAAAGGATACCGACTGGATTATGCCGGTGGTGTGAAAGGTGATTCTTTTTTCCTCAGAAACTGTGGTTTTTTTGCAGATAAAACAGTAGTAGATTCTCGTTTCGAACGGAAGTCTATTGGAAAGATTCCAGAGATTGATTTTAATAATTTGCCTTTGAAATAA